One window of the Oncorhynchus mykiss isolate Arlee chromosome 5, USDA_OmykA_1.1, whole genome shotgun sequence genome contains the following:
- the LOC110524340 gene encoding fibronectin type III and SPRY domain-containing protein 1 — protein sequence MGDQKESLRKITTTLALKNEEITNFICCQKQSLENLEVNSSRVQEDLETEFSSLHSVLDDIKDSMVTRIKQERASRTYELQSQLSACSKALESSEELLEVANQTLCSSEADDFTQAAKDIKDSVTMAPAFRLSLKAKATDSMSHMMVDFTQEREMLQAIKFLPVPATPEILVSECQVCDNTVTVQWALPEPDSKIDHYDLEHRRTNYEGPPRGREDYPWMVVEGICETEYTLTGLRFDTHYMTFRVKACNKAVAGEFSELVTLETHAFLFKLDAGSAHQNLKVEDLSVEWDSCGGKVVQDIRKDKNRTNQSPMHSPARTAMNSPKRVPSARVGRDRFTAESYTVLGDTFIDAGQQYWEVRFDKESKAFAVGLALRNLGRFDQLGKSNASWCIHLNNWLQQSLTAKHNNKARTLDCPIPDRIGVYCNYEEGALSFYNARTKTLMHTFRTKFTQPVIPAFSVWNGCFSVQTGLQVPSAVQSSQRKNSGTSSSNTSLT from the exons ATGGGAGATCAGAAG GAATCGCTTCGTAAGATCACCACCACCCTGGCCCTGAAGAATGAGGAGATCACAAACTTCATCTGCTGTCAGAAACAGAGCCTGGAGAACCTGGAG GTTAACTCCAGCCGTGTCCAGGAGGACCTGGAGACAGAGTTCAGCTCCCTCCACTCAGTACTGGACGATATAAAGGACAGCATGGTCACCAGGATCAAACAGGAGAGGGCCAGCCGCACCTATGAGCTACAG agtcAGCTGAGTGCATGCTCCAAAGCCCTGGAGAGCTCCGAGGAGCTATTGGAGGTAGCCAATCAGACTCTCTGCTCCTCGGAAGCAGACGACTTCACTCAG gcGGCCAAAGACATTAAGGATAG TGTGACAATGGCCCCAGCCTTCCGTTTGTCGCTGAAAGCCAAAGCCACTGACAGCATGAGTCACATGATGGTGGACTTCACCCAAGAGAGGGAGATGCTGCAGGCCATCAAGTTCCTCCCAG tgCCTGCGACCCCAGAGATTTTGGTGTCAGAGTGCCAGGTGTGTGACAACACGGTGACGGTACAGTGGGCTCTGCCTGAGCCCGACAGCAAGATAGACCACTATGACCTGGAACACCGCCGCACCAACTATGAGGGGCCGCCCCGCGGCCGAGAGGACTACCCATGGATGGTAGTTGAGGGCATCTGCGAGACCGAGTACACCCTTACAG GGCTTCGCTTCGACACACACTACATGACGTTCCGTGTGAAGGCGTGTAACAAGGCTGTGGCAGGAGAGTTCTCTGAGCTTGTAACACTGGAGACACATG CTTTCCTGTTCAAGCTGGATGCCGGCTCGGCTCATCAGAACCTGAAGGTGGAGGACCTCAGTGTGGAGTGGGACAGCTGCGGGGGGAAGGTTGTCCAGGACATCCGCAAGGACAAGAACAGAACCAACCAATCTCCAATGCACTCACCTGCCAG GACAGCCATGAATTCACCTAAGAGAGTGCCATCTGCTCGGGTCGGCAGAGACCGATTCACGGCTGAATCCTACACTGTACTGGGAGACACTTTTATTGACGCAGGCCAGCAGTACTGGGAGGTGCGGTTCGATAAGGAGAGCAAGGCATTCGCTGTGGGCTTGGCCCTGCGTAACCTGGGCCGCTTTGACCAGCTGGGGAAGAGCAACGCATCATGGTGCATCCACCTGAACAACTGGCTGCAGCAGAGCCTCACAGCCAAGCACAACAACAAGGCCCGCACCCTGGACTGTCCCATCCCGGACCGCATAGGGGTCTACTGCAACTacgaggagg GTGCACTGTCTTTCTACAATGCCAGAACCAAGACACTGATGCACACTTTTAGAACCAAGTTCACACAGCCTGTCATACCAGCCTTCTCG GTGTGGAATGGTTGTTTCTCAGTGCAGACGGGTCTGCAGGTGCCCAGTGCGGTGCAGAGTAGCCAGAGGAAGAACAGTGGTACCAGCAGCTCCAACACCAGCCTCACCTAG